One Callospermophilus lateralis isolate mCalLat2 chromosome 6, mCalLat2.hap1, whole genome shotgun sequence genomic region harbors:
- the LOC143402556 gene encoding phosphoglycerate kinase 1-like, with protein MSLSKKLTLDKLDVKGKRVIMRVDFNVPMKKNQITNNQRINAAIPSIKFCLDNGAQSVVLMSHLGRPDGVPMPEKYSLEPVAGELKSLLGRDVTFLKDCVGPEVEKACASPEAGSVILLENLRFHLEEEGKGQDASGNKVKAEPEKVEAFRQSLSKLGDVYVNDAFGTAHRAHSSMVGVNLPQKAAGFLMKKELEYFAKALENPERPFLAILGGAKVADKIQLIKNMLDKVNQMIIGGGMAFTFLKVLHNMEIGASLFDEEGAKIVKEIMAKAEKNGVKITFPVDFITADKFDEHANTGNATIESGIPEGWMGLDCGPESIEKNAQVVSEAKLIVWNGPLGVFEWEAFAKGTKALMDEIVKATSQGSVTIIGGGDTATCCAKWNTEDKVSHVSTGGGASLELLEGKSLPGVEALSNV; from the coding sequence ATGTCCCTTTCTAAGAAGCTGACTTTGGACAAACTGGATGTCAAAGGCAAGCGCGTCATCATGAGAGTGGACTTCAACGTTCCCATGAAGAAGAACCAGATTACCAACAACCAGAGAATCAACGCCGCCATCCCCAGCATCAAGTTCTGCCTGGACAATGGAGCTCAGTCGGTGGTGCTGATGAGCCACCTGGGCAGGCCCGATGGCGTCCCCATGCCCGAGAAGTACTCCCTGGAGCCTGTCGCTGGCGAGCTGAAATCCTTGCTGGGCAGGGACGTGACATTCCTCAAGGACTGTGTGGGCCCAGAAGTGGAGAAGGCCTGCGCCAGCCCCGAAGCCGGCTCAGTGATCCTGCTGGAGAACCTGCGCTTTCACCTGGAGGAGGAAGGCAAGGGCCAGGATGCCTCTGGGAACAAGGTGAAGGCGGAGCCCGAGAAGGTGGAAGCCTTTCGCCAGTCACTGTCCAAGCTAGGGGACGTGTATGTCAATGACGCTTTTGGCACTGCACACAGGGCTCACAGCTCCATGGTGGGAGTGAATCTGCCCCAGAAGGCAGCCGGGTTCCTCATGAAGAAGGAGCTGGAGTACTTTGCCAAAGCCTTGGAAAACCCAGAGCGACCCTTTCTGGCTATCCTGGGTGGAGCCAAAGTGGCAGACAAGATCCAGCTCATCAAAAATATGCTGGACAAGGTCAACCAGATGATCATCGGGGGCGGGATGGCCTTTACCTTCCTGAAGGTACTCCACAACATGGAGATTGGTGCCTCCCTCTTCGACGAAGAGGGAGCCAAGATTGTCAAGGAGATCATGGCCAAAGCAGAAAAGAATGGTGTGAAGATCACCTTTCCCGTGGACTTTATCACGGCTGACAAGTTCGATGAGCATGCCAACACTGGAAATGCCACCATAGAATCTGGCATCCCCGAAGGCTGGATGGGTTTGGACTGTGGCCCTGAGAGCATTGAAAAGAATGCTCAAGTTGTGTCTGAAGCCAAGCTCATCGTTTGGAATGGTCCTTTGGGAGTCTTTGAGTGGGAAGCCTTTGCCAAGGGAACCAAGGCCCTCATGGATGAAATCGTGAAAGCCACTTCCCAGGGTAGTGTCACCATTATAGGGGGCGGGGACACTGCTACTTGCTGTGCCAAATGGAACACTGAAGACAAAGTCAGCCATGTGAGCACTGGAGGGGGTGCCAGTCTGGAGCTCCTGGAAGGTAAAAGCCTCCCAGGAGTAGAGGCCCTCAGCAACGTGTAA